TTATGAACTTTCTCTTCCattatttcataaaatGAACTCCAAAGTTCAAAAAatgtttttcttttaccttttttctttttaaataaatcttgaaaatattttggGAATGATAATTCTATATCTATATCATCATTTCTAAATTCAATTAagtaatattttatatttaaatatatattataaataatactttcattttttaatttttcaatttttagttttttcttaatttgtttttcttttaatattttctctttcatttttttcttttctaGTTGTTCTTTTACATATTGTTCATATGATTCTAATaatctttttcttttttcttctaGGAAAAGTTTGTTTAATTCATAATCTATTAATTTATCTCTCTTCCAGTGGAAGCTTTCTATTTTATCCTTGACAATTTcatcttttaataatgagatttcttttaattcattttttatataatcttcgcataatattttagtatccaatatttctttttctaatttttcaatttcttctttaatatcattatgatcttttttatttttatttttatatttcttttttagtaatttaattttctttaatttgTCTTTGATTATTTCATCTTTTATTAGTTGAATTTGTTTTAATTGTTCTCTTATATAATCTAATGTAATAACATCTGGAATTGTATTTACGGGTGTTTTATTAACTGTTGCATTTTTCGAATTATTATGGTTTGTTCTAGGAATATTctaaaaaattaataaaattatatatatatatatattatgaattatatgtttatttataaatatatatatatatatatatatatatatatatacatataaatgttatttttattattttacCGTATgtgatgatataaatgtatCTAATAAGAGtgagaaaaataatatattaaaataaataaagttcatgataatttatttatatgatttttattattattaaataaatatattattacaaatatattcatggtgtaaaataaataaataatatttatataataattaatttttaatatttatttttcttaaaaatgTGCATTTTGTCAGTATTATACATATTGCatgataatttaatatGACCCTCATTTACACACAATAAGcatcaatatatatatatatatatatatatatatataaaaggataagaaaaaaattaagagaaagaaaaaattaaattcTTTATGATAAATTGTTTCacatatgaaaaaaattaatcAGTGTTTTATCTTGaagtataatatattgaattaactataaataaaagtattctttagatataaattttttttttttttttttttttttttttttattatccTATCTATctatatgtatatattaattaagaaatataatatcatagtatattagatataatataaaggtgtatttttaatatataaatatattattattattttatacgtatatatttttttaaacattCAAGTAGGAATATAAAACatgtaatatttaaaatattaaatgaatatagTTATAATACACAAAAggttattattattattttaatatatcaagaattactattttttttattttattatttttttattttattttataaaagagctatgtgttattataaaatataatgttcatataatacgtatttaaatatggt
Above is a window of Plasmodium gaboni strain SY75 chromosome Unknown, whole genome shotgun sequence DNA encoding:
- a CDS encoding putative exported protein (Plasmodium exported protein, unknown function), coding for MNFIYFNILFFSLLLDTFISSHTNIPRTNHNNSKNATVNKTPVNTIPDVITLDYIREQLKQIQLIKDEIIKDKLKKIKLLKKKYKNKNKKDHNDIKEEIEKLEKEILDTKILCEDYIKNELKEISLLKDEIVKDKIESFHWKRDKLIDYELNKLFLEEKRKRLLESYEQYVKEQLEKKKMKEKILKEKQIKKKLKIEKLKNESIIYNIYLNIKYYLIEFRNDDIDIELSFPKYFQDLFKKKKGKRKTFFELWSSFYEIMEEKVHKYQLGGYTMGIGIISGIAKSIHAMVATPMACIKFKALCAKLAAGTIECCKAACAGATTCTSCVTTISKVCANATFKTLCCTTAAEKCCEVAGAVANCCKLNKLQVACATATASPDPATKVVAIIIIVILVIILIVYLYFLIKKSGILENEKVQKVLSKLKSYYKS